The [Pseudomonas] carboxydohydrogena genome includes a window with the following:
- the pstB gene encoding phosphate ABC transporter ATP-binding protein PstB, protein MTDVSTIAVPRPSMPPPSVVPDGPAKVTARNLNFYYGQHHALKNINLVLGANKVTAFIGPSGCGKSTLLRIFNRMYDLYPGQRAEGDLKLDNTDILDPKLDLNLLRARIGMVFQKPTPFPMTIYENIAFGIRLYEKISKSEMDGRVEHALRGGALWNEVKDKLSASGLSLSGGQQQRLCIARTVAVRPEVILFDEPCSALDPISTAKVEELIAELKKEYTIAIVTHNMQQAARCSDYTAFMYLGELIEFDETSKIFTSPADRRTQDYITGRFG, encoded by the coding sequence ATGACCGACGTCTCGACGATCGCCGTTCCCCGCCCCTCCATGCCGCCGCCATCCGTCGTTCCGGATGGTCCGGCAAAGGTGACGGCGCGTAACCTGAATTTCTATTACGGCCAGCACCACGCGCTGAAGAACATCAACCTCGTGCTCGGCGCCAACAAGGTGACGGCCTTCATCGGCCCGTCGGGCTGCGGCAAATCCACGCTGCTGCGTATCTTCAACCGGATGTACGATCTCTATCCGGGCCAGCGCGCGGAAGGCGATCTCAAGCTTGACAACACCGACATTCTCGATCCGAAGCTCGATCTCAATCTCTTGCGCGCACGGATCGGCATGGTGTTCCAGAAGCCGACGCCGTTCCCGATGACGATCTACGAGAACATCGCCTTCGGCATCCGCCTCTACGAGAAGATCTCGAAGTCGGAAATGGACGGCCGCGTCGAACACGCGCTGCGTGGCGGCGCGCTGTGGAACGAGGTCAAGGACAAGCTCAGCGCCAGCGGCCTCAGCCTTTCGGGCGGCCAGCAGCAGCGGCTGTGCATCGCGCGCACCGTGGCGGTGCGGCCGGAGGTGATCCTGTTCGACGAGCCGTGTTCGGCGCTCGATCCGATCTCGACGGCGAAGGTCGAGGAACTAATCGCGGAATTGAAGAAAGAGTACACGATCGCCATCGTCACCCATAACATGCAGCAGGCCGCGCGCTGCTCGGACTACACCGCGTTCATGTATCTCGGCGAACTGATCGAGTTCGACGAGACCAGCAAGATTT
- the pstA gene encoding phosphate ABC transporter permease PstA, with protein sequence MNPIYASRRRSDKIIRGLCFAAAAFGVSWLALILFTLFYNGLAGISWQLFTQNTPPPGSSEGGLLNAIVGSIIMTIIGVGVGTPIGMFAGTYLAEYGKHDKLTSVIRFINDILLSAPSIIIGLFIYGAVVVPMGGFSALAGSLALAVIVIPVVVRTTEDMLLLVPNPLREAASALGLPRSLVIKRIAYRAARSGLITGILLATARVAGETAPLLFTALSNQFFSLDLTKAVANLPVTINNFVQSPYAYWKELAWSGALLITLTVLTLNIVARLLGSERTAK encoded by the coding sequence ATGAATCCGATTTACGCATCCCGCCGCCGCAGCGACAAGATCATCCGCGGGCTTTGCTTTGCCGCTGCCGCCTTCGGCGTGTCGTGGCTGGCATTGATCCTGTTCACGCTGTTCTACAACGGCCTCGCGGGCATCAGCTGGCAACTCTTCACCCAGAACACGCCGCCGCCCGGCTCGTCAGAGGGCGGTCTGCTCAACGCGATTGTCGGCTCGATCATCATGACGATTATCGGCGTTGGTGTCGGTACGCCGATCGGCATGTTCGCGGGCACTTATCTCGCCGAATACGGCAAGCACGACAAGCTGACCTCGGTGATCCGGTTCATCAACGACATCCTGCTGTCGGCGCCCTCGATCATCATCGGCCTGTTCATCTACGGCGCGGTGGTGGTGCCGATGGGCGGCTTCTCGGCGCTCGCAGGCTCGCTCGCGCTGGCCGTGATCGTCATCCCGGTGGTGGTGCGCACCACCGAGGACATGCTGCTTCTGGTGCCCAATCCGTTGCGCGAAGCTGCCTCGGCGCTCGGACTGCCGCGCTCGCTCGTCATCAAGCGCATCGCCTATCGCGCGGCGCGCTCCGGCCTCATCACCGGCATCCTTCTCGCGACCGCGCGCGTCGCCGGCGAAACCGCCCCGCTGTTGTTCACCGCGCTCAGCAACCAGTTCTTCAGCCTGGACCTGACCAAGGCGGTGGCCAACCTTCCCGTCACCATCAACAACTTCGTGCAGAGTCCCTACGCCTATTGGAAGGAATTGGCGTGGTCTGGCGCACTGCTGATCACGCTGACCGTGCTGACACTCAATATCGTCGCGCGGCTACTGGGCTCTGAGAGGACTGCAAAATGA
- the pstC gene encoding phosphate ABC transporter permease subunit PstC, translating into MAVHGASMEAAGPYDRARALSAFKLGDKTFYWMTRLSALLVLVLLGGIIISLIIGAWPAIVQYGTAFLTTSRWAPSADPPVLGALSPIYGTILTSAIAMLIAVPVGLGIAIFLTELCPMWARRPIGMAIELLAGIPSIIYGMWGFFVLGPFLANTMQPALINLFDGIPVLGSIFGGPPSYLSLFNASLILAIMVLPFITAISRDVFATVPPVLKEAAYGVGCTTWEVVRNVVIPYTRVGVIGGVMLALGRALGETMAVTFIIGNSFRISPSIFAPGTTISAAIASEFAESDGLHQSSLMLLGLLLFVLTFFVLAAARLMLMRLQKKAGS; encoded by the coding sequence ATGGCCGTTCATGGTGCCTCGATGGAAGCCGCAGGACCGTACGACCGCGCCCGCGCGTTGAGCGCCTTCAAGCTGGGCGACAAGACATTCTACTGGATGACGCGCCTCAGTGCGCTTCTGGTTCTGGTGCTGCTCGGCGGCATCATCATTTCGCTGATTATCGGTGCGTGGCCCGCGATCGTTCAATACGGCACCGCGTTTCTGACGACATCGCGCTGGGCGCCGTCAGCCGATCCGCCGGTTCTCGGCGCGCTGAGCCCGATCTACGGCACGATCCTCACCTCGGCCATCGCCATGCTGATCGCCGTTCCGGTCGGTCTCGGTATCGCGATTTTCCTGACCGAACTGTGTCCGATGTGGGCGCGCCGGCCGATCGGCATGGCGATCGAATTGCTCGCGGGCATTCCCTCGATCATCTACGGCATGTGGGGCTTCTTCGTCCTCGGCCCGTTCCTCGCCAACACGATGCAGCCCGCGCTCATCAATCTGTTCGACGGCATTCCGGTGCTGGGATCGATCTTCGGCGGGCCGCCGTCCTATCTCAGCCTGTTCAACGCCTCGCTGATCCTCGCGATCATGGTGTTGCCGTTCATCACCGCGATCTCGCGCGACGTGTTCGCGACCGTGCCGCCGGTGCTGAAGGAAGCCGCCTACGGCGTCGGCTGCACCACATGGGAAGTCGTCCGCAACGTGGTGATCCCCTATACGCGGGTCGGCGTGATCGGCGGCGTGATGCTGGCGCTCGGCCGCGCGCTCGGCGAGACGATGGCGGTGACGTTCATCATCGGCAACTCGTTCCGCATCTCGCCCTCGATCTTCGCGCCGGGCACGACGATTTCCGCCGCGATCGCCAGTGAGTTCGCGGAGAGCGACGGCTTGCACCAGTCGAGCCTGATGCTGCTCGGCCTGTTGCTGTTCGTGCTGACATTCTTCGTGCTCGCCGCCGCCCGGCTGATGCTGATGCGGTTGCAGAAGAAGGCGGGGAGCTGA